agataatataaatagaaaagtaagattgttttcttccttttgtTCAGATTAggaatattcaataaattacttaaaaaattgaGTCCAGTTTGGGTTGATAAAGCCCGAAACCAAACCCATCTAAAATGCAATTGCATGGGGGTTCTTACCTCCATTGAACGTCCAGCACATGGGGTTGgaattttttagatttgaattaGTCAACCTTCTTTTATTTCTAGTTTccattctctttttttatttttttgcagttTCAAAATAATGACGTCAATGAAAGTCCGACTACGGTACTACGAGCTGTTTTGTAAGGCCTCTGCGAGAACACCGAGACATCATTAGTCTTCTTTGACTTTGGGAGCTTAAAGCCAAAGGAACCGCACTGGCTGAAATTGATCTTTACGTGCTCTATTTGAGTTCCTTGGTTGGTAGATTGAAATTGCACCCGTTACCGTAATTATTCAACGTCCGACAAAGAACAGTTTATGGTCTCTGTCGGACGTTAATGACCCGTCTTCTTTAAAGCTATTGGTAATTTCGTACCCGCCTTCTTTACATGTGCTAGCTGCTTTATAAATATCAACCAATCGACCTCACTTTTGCTccaacacattttatatatctttcacCTCAACACCACCCAAGATGGCTGCTTTTAGtccaaggaaaaatctagtAACCCTTGTTCTGGTCGGAATATTCTTAGCAGAAGCGGTGCCTGGGTATGTGAAGGGTCAGAACTGTGGCTGTGCAGCAGATGAATGTTGCAGCGAACACGGCTATTGTGGTACGAACGATGACTATTGTGGCGTGGGTTGCAAAGAAGGACCCTGCAAAGGCCCTAATGATGTCTCGGTGCCTGATATTGTGACGGAGGATTTCTTTAATGGGATACTTAATCAGGCCACTGGAGATTGTCCGGGGAAGAGCTTCTACACAAGAGCTGCATTCATTAATGCCCTTGGTTCTTATGAACAGTTTGGCAGGGTTGGGTCTACCGATGATTCTAAGCGTGAGATCGCTGCTTTCTTCGCCCATGCCACACATGAGACAGGAAGTAAGATCTCAATTTTCTCTAGAACTTGATCATTATGAAGTACAtgcacacaaatacataaatataCGTACTTTCGTGGCAAATCGAAACTTCAAGATCAATCAAACTCATGAAGAAGATACTTGAGTTTTTGGATCAAATATTTAGTAGCATATATCAGCAAACCCAAACTTAGATCAAGAACTGAAACTTATAAGTTTAGCCATTTGCTTGCAAGCTAGAATGCATCTTTGTATGTGATATATATGTTGTTTGTAAAGAAAGATACAGATTCAGAAACAgagacaaaataaatatttggaaTACATTGGAGTACTCATGGGAATGGGGTGTATGTATTACAGTGAAaagaattgattttttgttgtttttgaatATAATAGGTTTTTGCTATATAGAAGAAAGGGATGTTCCTGCCACCCAGAATTACTGCAACGACGTAGAGTACCCCCAATATCCTTGCACCCCTAGCAAGCGTTACTACGGCCGAGGACCACTCCAACTAACCTGGAATTACAACTACGCTCAAGCAGGAAGCAATAATGGATTTGATGGATTAAACTCTCCTGAAACTGTTGCCACAGACGCAGTTGTGTCTTTTAAGGCTGCCATATGGTATTGGATGACCAATGTTCAACGATATGTGAGCCAGGGGTTTGGAGAAACCATCAAGGCCATTAATGGTGATGTTGAATGTAACGGTAAAGAACCCGAAAAGGTTCAGTCCCGTATCGACAAATACACTCAATATTGTCAACAATTTGGTGTTGCACCCGGCGAAAATCTCTCTTGCTAGTATCATGAGGGATATCATGTATTTTGTTATCACCATTTATTAattacgttttttttttcctttctatttaTGAAATAAAAAGGGATAAAGCTGTCGAAGCTGGTGCCAATTACTAGTTAGCCTAGCGTACTAGGAACAAGGTTGAACTTGAATGGATTGGAGAGCTATCTCCCACGACTCTGTATTCATGTATAcccataaataaatagataaagacTATCCATTTTGCTTTGATAGAACCATTTCGACTACTTGCAGATTgaagttgtatatatatatatatatatacgtaagAATTATCTTCTTTAACTGATTAAGTACTActgcaatttattttttctttgcaaaTCAATTGtacttataatataattttaggtTCAAACGGCCGGGCAACTATGTAATTTTAATAAAGtggtatatttatattaattaattataatgtgGAATTGTAAAAGAGTTATaagagaattatatatatatatatatatatatatatatatgtctcaGAATTCCGTAACATTTATGAGCAatgacaattttttaaaaaaattttaggagccctaaaataattattcttaGTACTTATTGCATATGATCATCATTTGATAATGGCCAGTTTCATATTTACAGTCGATCGATATGTCGCAGTCAATCGTGATTAATAGTCAGAATATACAGAGAGATCAGATGAATTTTAAAGATCCAAACAAAATCCCCAGTGTCACCATGTGCAATAGGGTAACGcttatcttatattatatacatatatatatatataacaggtTAGTCTGAAGATCATTGAGCTGTTACCATATATGCAGGGAAGCCACAACACTCTTGCAAAGGCTTATCTATTTAGAGGCTAGCTTGTACAGATATTCATATTTGAAGATTATTGTTCATCTTTAGAGCATCGGTAATAGCTTAGCCAAAtttattctcaaatttggtcaatATCAATACTTCTTTACATTTACTTATTCCATCTAAATTCAATCTCCACATTAGATTAGCTattcattctctatataataataaaatattattaaattaataatttttttatttaatttattttatcatattttgtaattctaccaattaaatattaataataattatattctaattaaattaatattaaaaaaattattattaaatgttaataataataattatattatattatattaatattattatattataattaaattaatattaaaaaattattattcaatgttaataataattatattctaattaaattaatattacaaaaagaattattaaatgtcaataataataattatattaaattaatattacaaaaaagtattattaaatgttaatagtaataattatattatattaaattaatattattatattataatcaaattaatattaaaaaattattattaaatgttaataataattatattctaattaaattaatattacaaaaagaattattaaatgtcaataataataattatattaaattaatattacaaaaaagtattattaaatgttaatagtaattatattctaattaaattaatattaaaaaaattattattaaatgttaataataataattatattatattaaattaatattattatattataatcaaattaatattaaaaaattattattaaatgttaataataattatattatattcaattaatattaaaaaatattattaaatgttaaatgttaattatattctaattaatttaatttatttgtttaaaatgataaattaatattttaatatttaatgaatGAATAGTGATCTTTTATCTTTAGCCGACCACTATAGCAAAAGGCtagattattttagatttatccAATCTAATGTGAAGGGTTTTTGAgccaaattatataaaattt
This genomic interval from Carya illinoinensis cultivar Pawnee chromosome 2, C.illinoinensisPawnee_v1, whole genome shotgun sequence contains the following:
- the LOC122300598 gene encoding endochitinase EP3-like, whose translation is MAAFSPRKNLVTLVLVGIFLAEAVPGYVKGQNCGCAADECCSEHGYCGTNDDYCGVGCKEGPCKGPNDVSVPDIVTEDFFNGILNQATGDCPGKSFYTRAAFINALGSYEQFGRVGSTDDSKREIAAFFAHATHETGSFCYIEERDVPATQNYCNDVEYPQYPCTPSKRYYGRGPLQLTWNYNYAQAGSNNGFDGLNSPETVATDAVVSFKAAIWYWMTNVQRYVSQGFGETIKAINGDVECNGKEPEKVQSRIDKYTQYCQQFGVAPGENLSC